The proteins below are encoded in one region of Ferruginibacter lapsinanis:
- a CDS encoding glutamine synthetase III family protein, with amino-acid sequence MQSLRFKAIDNLQSNQEVAVKASAKITGIFGENVFTLKTARQFLSDEAYKSLVASIKGGKKIDRAMGNQIANGVRAWAESKGVTHYTHWFQPLTDLSAEKHDSFFTLKGDGTPIEEFEGTALIQQEPDASSFPNGGLRATFEARGYTAWDPSSPAFIMEIGQGKTLCVPTIFVSYTGESLDAKTPLIKSLVAMDKAAVDVCQYFDKNVTKVTANLGWEQEYFVIDAGMVNARPDIAMTGRTVFGHAPAKGQQLEDHYFGAIPERVYAFMRDFETEAYKLGIPLRTRHNEVAPSQFECAPIYEEANLAVDHNTLLMDVMTRTAKRHGLVVLLHEKPFAGINGSGKHNNWSIGTDTGVNLLSPGKTPKTNLMFLTFFVNTIKAVHDYAPLLRASIASAGNDHRLGANEAPPAIISVFIGKYLTEVLGQVETRVGGKFDEQDEAMLKLDIHKTIPELMLDNTDRNRTSPFAFTGNKFEFRAVGSAANCANAMTVLNAIVADTLKQFKKDVDALIEKGDKKEIAIMQVIQRYIVESKKVLFEGDGYSEAWANEAAKRGLPNVKTTPQALDAYMSDTAKKLFEGCEIYNHAELEARHEIMLEAYIKKVQIEARIMGELATSVILPSAVKYQNVLLTNIKGLKEAGLKEEAYSNQLQILEKISTHIAKMSSGVEKMIEERKRVNEISNTREKAIAYCDDIKGKYFDAIRYSVDKLEVLVDDAYWALPKYREMLFLR; translated from the coding sequence ATGCAATCACTACGTTTTAAAGCAATCGACAATTTACAGTCGAATCAGGAAGTTGCAGTAAAAGCATCTGCAAAAATCACCGGAATTTTTGGTGAGAATGTGTTTACTCTAAAAACTGCACGCCAGTTTTTAAGCGACGAAGCATACAAAAGTTTAGTAGCTTCTATCAAAGGTGGCAAAAAGATCGACCGTGCTATGGGAAATCAAATTGCTAACGGCGTAAGAGCTTGGGCTGAAAGTAAAGGTGTTACACATTACACACACTGGTTTCAACCGTTAACTGATCTATCTGCTGAAAAGCATGATTCATTTTTTACATTAAAAGGAGATGGCACTCCAATTGAAGAGTTTGAAGGAACTGCTTTAATTCAGCAAGAACCAGATGCGTCTTCTTTCCCTAATGGTGGTTTGAGAGCTACTTTCGAAGCTCGTGGATATACTGCGTGGGATCCATCTTCTCCAGCTTTTATCATGGAAATTGGTCAGGGAAAAACTTTATGTGTTCCTACTATTTTCGTTTCATACACCGGCGAATCGTTGGATGCTAAGACTCCTTTGATCAAATCATTGGTTGCGATGGATAAAGCAGCTGTAGATGTTTGTCAGTATTTTGATAAAAATGTAACTAAAGTAACTGCCAACTTAGGTTGGGAACAAGAATATTTTGTGATTGATGCAGGTATGGTAAATGCTCGTCCTGATATCGCAATGACAGGTCGTACAGTATTTGGTCATGCTCCTGCTAAAGGACAACAATTAGAAGATCATTATTTCGGTGCTATTCCTGAAAGAGTGTATGCTTTCATGAGAGATTTTGAAACTGAAGCATATAAATTGGGTATACCTCTTCGTACTCGTCATAATGAAGTAGCTCCATCTCAATTTGAGTGTGCGCCTATTTACGAAGAAGCTAACCTGGCGGTAGATCATAATACTTTATTAATGGATGTTATGACAAGAACTGCAAAACGTCATGGTTTAGTAGTATTGTTACATGAAAAACCATTTGCTGGTATTAACGGTAGTGGTAAACACAATAACTGGAGTATCGGTACTGATACAGGGGTTAATTTATTATCTCCTGGTAAAACTCCAAAAACCAATTTGATGTTCTTGACATTCTTTGTTAATACCATCAAAGCGGTTCATGATTACGCTCCTTTATTAAGAGCATCAATTGCAAGTGCAGGTAACGATCACCGCTTGGGTGCTAACGAAGCTCCTCCGGCTATCATCTCTGTATTCATCGGTAAATACCTAACTGAAGTACTAGGACAGGTTGAAACCCGTGTTGGTGGTAAGTTTGATGAACAAGACGAAGCGATGTTGAAACTGGATATTCATAAAACAATTCCAGAATTGATGTTGGATAACACTGATCGTAACCGTACTTCTCCATTTGCATTCACCGGAAATAAATTTGAATTCCGTGCGGTAGGTTCTGCGGCAAATTGTGCAAATGCAATGACAGTACTGAATGCAATTGTTGCTGATACATTGAAACAATTTAAGAAAGATGTTGATGCGTTAATTGAAAAAGGTGATAAAAAAGAGATCGCTATCATGCAGGTGATTCAGCGTTATATTGTTGAAAGCAAAAAAGTATTATTTGAAGGTGATGGATATAGCGAAGCATGGGCAAACGAAGCTGCAAAAAGAGGGTTACCAAATGTAAAAACTACTCCGCAGGCTTTAGATGCATACATGTCTGATACAGCTAAAAAATTATTTGAAGGTTGTGAGATATACAATCATGCTGAATTAGAAGCTCGTCATGAGATCATGTTGGAAGCGTACATTAAAAAAGTACAAATTGAAGCAAGGATCATGGGTGAGTTAGCTACATCGGTTATTTTACCATCTGCTGTTAAATATCAAAATGTGTTATTGACTAATATTAAAGGTTTGAAAGAAGCTGGTTTGAAAGAAGAAGCTTACTCTAACCAATTACAAATATTAGAGAAAATAAGTACACATATTGCTAAAATGAGCTCTGGTGTTGAAAAAATGATTGAAGAAAGAAAGCGTGTAAATGAAATTAGCAATACAAGAGAAAAAGCCATCGCTTATTGTGATGATATCAAAGGGAAATACTTTGATGCGATCCGTTACAGCGTTGATAAATTAGAAGTATTGGTGGATGATGCTTATTGGGCATTGCCTAAATACAGAGAAATGCTTTTCTTAAGATAA
- a CDS encoding dihydrolipoamide acetyltransferase family protein, translating into MSLVDLLMPKLGESITEATILKWHKKPGDSVKQDESVLDIATDKVDSEVPSTHEGVIEEVLFNENDVVPIGTVIAKIRVGGSAAVTQSQPTITHTPEPVYEEAKIVEHIPYQPTPVHAEQTDKPTIRFYSPLVLNIAQQEGISMSELERIPGTGQEGRVSKKDIMEYVAGRGSNRQQAMGNEQLATGNRQQAAANIQAAASYQPQTQPPTSNIQPTTPNYAPPTTYTGNVEIIEMDRMRKLIAKHMIDSVHTSAHVTSFVECDVTNLVLWRERIKKDFEKREGEKITFTPLFIEAVVKCIKKYPWLSSSIDGDKIIIKKDLNIGMATALQNGNLIVPVIKNADQLNLVGLTKQVNNLANAARSGQLRPDDTNGGTFTISNIGSFGSIMGTPLINQPQVAIMAVGAIKKRPVVIETAQGDSIAIRHMMYISLSYDHRIIDGALGSTFLNAVSKELENFDVSRSI; encoded by the coding sequence ATGAGTTTAGTCGATCTGCTAATGCCAAAACTGGGAGAAAGTATCACAGAGGCCACTATATTGAAATGGCACAAAAAGCCAGGCGACAGCGTTAAGCAAGACGAATCCGTACTGGATATTGCCACTGATAAAGTTGACAGTGAAGTACCGAGTACACATGAAGGTGTAATTGAAGAGGTGCTATTCAACGAAAACGACGTTGTACCAATTGGAACTGTTATTGCAAAAATAAGAGTAGGTGGAAGTGCTGCTGTTACTCAATCTCAACCAACAATTACACATACACCAGAACCTGTTTACGAAGAAGCTAAAATTGTTGAGCATATCCCCTATCAACCCACACCAGTACATGCTGAACAAACTGATAAACCAACTATCCGTTTTTACTCTCCTTTAGTGTTAAACATAGCACAACAGGAAGGGATCAGTATGAGTGAACTGGAAAGAATACCGGGAACAGGACAAGAAGGAAGAGTTAGCAAGAAAGATATTATGGAATATGTTGCTGGAAGAGGTAGCAATAGGCAACAGGCAATGGGCAATGAACAATTAGCAACAGGCAACAGGCAACAAGCAGCGGCCAATATACAAGCCGCCGCCAGCTATCAACCTCAAACACAACCTCCAACATCCAACATACAACCAACGACTCCTAACTATGCTCCTCCAACTACTTACACCGGTAATGTAGAGATCATAGAAATGGATCGTATGCGTAAACTGATTGCAAAGCATATGATAGACAGTGTGCATACAAGTGCACATGTTACCAGTTTTGTAGAATGTGATGTTACCAATCTTGTTTTGTGGAGAGAAAGAATTAAAAAAGATTTCGAAAAAAGAGAAGGTGAAAAGATCACCTTTACTCCATTATTTATCGAAGCCGTGGTTAAATGCATAAAAAAATACCCATGGCTTAGCAGCAGCATTGATGGAGATAAAATTATCATAAAAAAAGACCTGAACATTGGCATGGCAACAGCTTTGCAAAATGGCAACCTTATTGTACCTGTAATAAAAAATGCCGATCAGTTAAATTTAGTAGGACTTACAAAGCAGGTAAATAATTTAGCGAATGCCGCCAGAAGCGGACAGTTAAGACCCGATGATACCAATGGGGGCACATTTACAATATCTAATATCGGTAGCTTCGGAAGCATAATGGGCACTCCGCTTATTAATCAACCACAAGTTGCTATCATGGCAGTTGGTGCAATAAAAAAACGGCCTGTTGTAATTGAAACTGCACAAGGCGATAGCATAGCTATACGTCATATGATGTATATTTCTTTGAGTTACGACCATCGTATCATTGATGGTGCATTGGGTTCTACATTCTTAAATGCCGTGTCTAAAGAATTAGAAAATTTTGATGTAAGCAGAAGTATTTAA
- a CDS encoding competence/damage-inducible protein A has product MVKAGIITIGDELLIGQVIDTNSAWIAQELNKAGIPVVRRVAVGDAWDEIWTALDEESKHADIILITGGLGPTADDITKPLLCKYFNGNMIVDKGALENVEHIFKNILKRPMIERNIKQAEVPDTCTVVLNKRGTAPGMIFKKDGKIFISMPGVPHEMKGMMTDDVIALLQKEFTTSHIAHRTLLTAGVGESFLAELIKDFEEALPANIKLAYLPNYGMVRLRLSSIGIDKNTVDHEIDTQFAVLQTLVKDFLVTNEDEPLEKVVGKLLLSKNKTMCTAESCTGGYIAHLITAIPGSSKFYDGSIVSYSYKAKEDLLGVNRSTLETLGAVSDEVVIEMAKGALQNIQSDYTIAVSGIMGPDGGMPDKPVGTVWIAVGNTQKLTVEKFQFRFDRQRNIQLTAASALNLLRKFIIEN; this is encoded by the coding sequence ATGGTAAAAGCAGGCATTATAACAATTGGAGATGAATTATTGATTGGTCAGGTTATTGATACCAATAGCGCCTGGATAGCGCAGGAACTGAACAAAGCCGGTATACCGGTTGTAAGGAGAGTGGCTGTAGGAGACGCATGGGATGAGATATGGACTGCATTGGATGAGGAAAGTAAACATGCCGATATTATTTTAATTACCGGTGGACTTGGGCCCACTGCAGACGATATTACCAAACCTTTACTATGCAAATATTTTAATGGCAACATGATCGTTGATAAGGGTGCATTGGAAAATGTAGAACACATTTTTAAAAATATTCTTAAACGACCAATGATAGAAAGAAATATAAAACAAGCTGAAGTGCCGGACACCTGTACGGTTGTACTGAATAAAAGAGGCACAGCTCCGGGAATGATATTTAAAAAGGATGGTAAAATATTTATTAGTATGCCGGGAGTGCCGCATGAAATGAAAGGCATGATGACAGATGATGTCATCGCTTTGCTGCAAAAAGAATTTACAACGTCACATATAGCACACCGCACTTTACTTACTGCCGGTGTTGGAGAAAGTTTTTTGGCGGAATTGATCAAAGATTTTGAAGAAGCATTGCCAGCTAATATCAAACTGGCATATCTACCCAATTACGGTATGGTACGCTTGCGTCTATCATCAATAGGCATAGACAAAAATACTGTTGATCATGAAATTGACACACAATTTGCAGTGCTGCAAACATTGGTAAAAGATTTTTTAGTGACCAATGAAGATGAACCCTTAGAGAAAGTTGTAGGCAAATTATTGTTATCGAAAAACAAAACAATGTGTACTGCAGAAAGTTGTACAGGGGGGTACATAGCTCATTTAATTACAGCTATACCAGGCTCGTCAAAATTTTATGATGGTAGTATTGTATCATACAGTTATAAGGCAAAAGAAGATCTGTTAGGTGTAAACAGGTCTACTTTGGAAACATTGGGTGCAGTAAGCGACGAAGTAGTGATAGAAATGGCAAAAGGAGCCCTTCAAAACATACAGTCAGATTATACCATTGCTGTATCAGGTATTATGGGTCCAGATGGAGGTATGCCTGATAAACCGGTTGGTACCGTTTGGATAGCAGTAGGAAATACCCAAAAACTGACCGTCGAGAAATTTCAATTCCGTTTTGACAGGCAAAGAAATATACAGCTTACAGCAGCCAGCGCTTTGAACCTGTTGAGAAAATTTATAATAGAAAATTAG
- a CDS encoding DUF6526 family protein yields MQTQNFKNHTQYVPFYHFGVYGGLLALLIGSVVNYLHSAKENIYSASLLILASLLMILIAFFGRSFALKAQDRAIRAEEKLRYFIATGQQMDSRLHLGQIIALRFASDGEFVALAKKAADENLAPKEIKAAIQNWRGDYHRV; encoded by the coding sequence ATGCAAACACAGAATTTTAAAAATCATACGCAGTATGTTCCTTTTTACCATTTTGGTGTCTATGGAGGTCTATTAGCATTGTTGATAGGCTCGGTAGTAAATTATTTACATTCTGCCAAAGAGAATATCTATAGCGCTTCTTTATTGATACTAGCTTCTTTATTAATGATATTGATTGCTTTTTTTGGAAGGTCATTTGCATTAAAAGCGCAGGACAGGGCCATCAGGGCTGAAGAAAAGTTGCGTTATTTTATAGCAACAGGTCAGCAAATGGACAGTCGGTTACATTTAGGACAAATTATCGCATTACGTTTTGCCAGTGATGGCGAATTTGTTGCTTTGGCTAAGAAGGCGGCAGATGAAAATCTAGCGCCAAAAGAAATTAAAGCAGCAATCCAAAATTGGAGAGGCGACTATCATAGAGTATAG
- a CDS encoding acyl-CoA thioesterase: MFTSETQIRIHYALTDQMGVVYHGHYAQFYEIGRGEAIRQLGYTYKDIEAMGIIMPVVDIHSRFLRPAKYDDLITVKTTLKELPIHHKITFHSEIYNEKNELLNTGDVTLYFMEAKTMKRCEMPEELRKKLSKFY; this comes from the coding sequence ATGTTTACAAGCGAAACACAAATACGTATACACTATGCCTTGACTGATCAGATGGGGGTGGTATATCACGGGCACTATGCACAGTTTTACGAAATTGGCAGAGGCGAAGCTATCCGGCAATTAGGATATACTTATAAAGATATCGAAGCAATGGGCATCATCATGCCTGTAGTGGATATCCATAGCCGTTTTTTACGTCCGGCAAAATACGATGACCTGATAACGGTAAAGACTACACTCAAAGAATTACCTATCCATCATAAGATCACCTTTCATTCAGAAATTTATAACGAAAAGAATGAGTTGTTGAACACCGGCGATGTTACACTGTATTTTATGGAAGCAAAAACAATGAAAAGATGTGAAATGCCAGAGGAACTAAGAAAAAAACTCAGTAAATTTTACTAG
- a CDS encoding DoxX family protein: MKKLLSTNYSAGAFSTAVLLLRLSLGILMMHHGYDKLVHFSQYQTKFIAFAGMSSSMSLAMDIFAEFFCSLFLIIGLFTRLAVIPLIIAMCVALFKAHNMDFFATGEMASLYLTGYLVLLLVGPGRVSVDSMIAK, encoded by the coding sequence ATGAAAAAATTATTATCGACAAACTATTCGGCAGGCGCCTTTAGCACAGCAGTACTTTTGTTGAGATTATCCCTGGGTATATTAATGATGCATCATGGATATGACAAGCTGGTACATTTTAGTCAGTATCAAACCAAATTCATTGCATTTGCAGGAATGAGTTCTTCCATGTCTTTAGCAATGGATATTTTTGCAGAATTTTTCTGCTCATTATTTTTGATCATTGGATTATTCACAAGGCTGGCAGTAATACCATTGATCATTGCAATGTGTGTTGCTTTGTTCAAAGCGCACAATATGGATTTTTTTGCTACAGGCGAAATGGCATCTTTATACCTGACCGGTTACCTTGTCTTACTGTTGGTTGGACCAGGCAGAGTAAGCGTTGATAGCATGATTGCGAAATAA
- a CDS encoding tetratricopeptide repeat protein: MIYSLKQKYTFLFLLILFSLPVFSQPTHAIIDEERNYKEAKELFVKKQYALAYPLLKQLHDQQPDGQQSNNYYLHEDVNYYYTVCGLKLQLPIAVEEAKNYISKVNNEPRVELMSYHLGKYYFIKDDFENAITNYERAGIDNLSNEEIGDAKFEMAYSYFNLKRFDDAQPLFDEIRQLEGSKYYMSANYYYGFISYYKRQYSEALKSFKLVESQDEYKAVVPYYIAEIYYFQKKKDEALKYGESVLNRGGLYYEKEMKQLLGQIYFEKKEFAKALPLLEYYVNNSDKVSKEDLYEVSYCYYVANNLDKAIEGFKQLSSQQDSLGQNSMYLLGDCYLKTNQKENARNAFQYCAYNSSNKKQQEISRFNYAKLSYELGYQDIALSELRKFINDYPNSTYSVEAREILVSLLANTNNFNDALVLYESFDKPTPTMQKAYPRILYGRAVELINDQQIEKADELLNKILQLPASAVTPYANFWKGEIAYRQYKYDDAIKYLSVYLAGNAGMQGEANPTAARYDIGYSYLKKENYKQALVYFEQVARSVSPSSPSIEQDAYLRSADCYFMTKDFVKANGMYGTVINSALSQSDYAMFQQSMIAGIKNSDDKIRILNNLTRAYPKSSLVNDANMEIATTYMVDEKFNNAIPYLNTLLAVPNSNGLQPKVLLNLGLCYYNTNNNKEALNNYQQLIQKYPASPEAEEALDNVKNIYVEDGKPDEYVAFMRKIGKNVSVSEADALTYNAAELKYNNGDCNGAISAFSNYLSQFPNGANALDANYFLGECYLKNKDWNNALRGYNAVSARGLSKYFEKATLAASRINYFEIKDYAAAKKSFELLRSGASNQDNQLEAVRGLVRCYYQLKDYVQANEVAKDLLTRKGISTDDRSIAFLVLGKSQQISSDYAGAINSFKSCAAINKSAWGAEARYEIANTQFILNNYTASEKAAMVVIKETGSYDFWVTRSYILLGDIFMQRKDYFNAKATYQSVAQNSVIAELKTEAQQKFDKAVSEENKVSKISN; the protein is encoded by the coding sequence ATGATCTATAGTCTGAAACAAAAATATACTTTTCTTTTTTTACTGATACTATTTTCCCTGCCTGTTTTTTCTCAACCTACACATGCCATTATCGATGAGGAAAGGAATTACAAAGAAGCCAAAGAGTTGTTTGTAAAAAAACAATACGCCCTGGCATATCCATTGTTGAAGCAGCTACATGATCAGCAACCTGATGGTCAGCAAAGCAATAATTATTATTTACATGAAGATGTAAACTATTATTATACTGTTTGTGGGTTAAAATTACAATTGCCAATTGCTGTAGAGGAAGCAAAAAATTATATCAGCAAAGTGAATAATGAGCCACGGGTAGAATTGATGAGTTATCATTTGGGTAAATATTATTTTATAAAAGATGATTTTGAAAATGCTATTACTAATTATGAGAGAGCGGGTATAGATAATTTAAGCAATGAAGAGATTGGTGATGCTAAGTTCGAAATGGCATACAGTTATTTTAATTTAAAAAGATTTGATGATGCTCAACCACTGTTTGATGAGATCCGTCAATTAGAGGGAAGTAAGTATTATATGTCGGCTAATTATTATTATGGGTTTATCAGCTATTATAAACGACAATATTCAGAGGCGTTAAAATCATTTAAGCTGGTAGAATCGCAGGATGAATATAAAGCGGTAGTACCTTACTACATTGCCGAAATATATTATTTCCAGAAGAAAAAAGACGAAGCACTCAAATATGGCGAATCGGTTTTAAACAGGGGCGGATTATATTATGAAAAGGAGATGAAACAATTGCTTGGTCAGATCTATTTTGAAAAGAAAGAGTTTGCCAAAGCACTGCCATTATTGGAGTATTATGTAAACAACAGCGACAAGGTAAGTAAAGAAGATCTGTATGAAGTGAGTTATTGTTATTACGTGGCCAATAATCTTGATAAAGCGATAGAAGGGTTTAAGCAATTAAGTAGTCAGCAGGATTCATTAGGACAGAATTCTATGTATTTGCTGGGAGATTGTTACCTGAAGACGAATCAAAAAGAAAATGCAAGAAATGCATTTCAATATTGTGCTTATAATAGCAGTAATAAAAAACAGCAGGAAATATCCCGGTTTAATTATGCAAAGCTTTCTTACGAATTAGGGTACCAGGACATAGCATTGAGTGAATTGAGAAAATTCATCAATGATTACCCGAACTCAACTTATTCTGTAGAGGCCAGAGAGATACTGGTTAGTCTGTTGGCCAATACAAATAATTTTAATGATGCGCTGGTACTGTATGAATCTTTTGATAAACCTACACCAACAATGCAAAAAGCTTATCCCCGTATATTGTACGGCAGGGCTGTAGAGTTAATTAATGATCAGCAGATTGAAAAAGCAGATGAATTGCTTAATAAGATCTTACAACTTCCTGCTTCTGCTGTTACACCTTATGCCAACTTCTGGAAAGGCGAAATAGCATATCGTCAATATAAATATGATGACGCAATAAAATATTTATCTGTGTATTTAGCTGGTAATGCAGGAATGCAGGGAGAAGCAAATCCTACTGCGGCCAGGTATGATATTGGGTACAGTTACTTGAAGAAAGAAAATTACAAACAGGCATTGGTGTATTTTGAGCAGGTTGCCAGATCTGTTTCTCCATCATCGCCATCAATTGAGCAGGATGCTTATTTACGCAGTGCGGATTGTTATTTTATGACCAAGGATTTTGTAAAAGCCAATGGCATGTACGGTACTGTTATTAATAGTGCTCTGTCTCAAAGTGATTATGCGATGTTTCAGCAATCAATGATAGCAGGAATAAAAAACTCGGACGATAAGATCAGGATATTAAATAATCTTACCAGAGCGTATCCGAAAAGTAGTTTGGTGAATGATGCTAATATGGAAATTGCAACTACTTATATGGTGGATGAAAAATTTAACAATGCTATTCCTTATCTGAATACTTTATTGGCTGTTCCTAATTCAAATGGCTTGCAGCCGAAAGTGTTATTGAATTTAGGTTTGTGCTATTACAATACTAATAACAATAAAGAAGCATTAAATAATTACCAGCAGCTAATACAAAAATATCCGGCTTCACCGGAAGCGGAAGAGGCGTTGGATAATGTAAAAAATATTTATGTAGAAGATGGCAAGCCTGATGAGTATGTAGCCTTCATGCGTAAGATCGGAAAAAATGTTTCTGTCAGCGAAGCGGATGCGCTTACTTATAACGCTGCTGAATTGAAATATAATAATGGAGATTGTAATGGTGCTATCTCAGCATTTAGCAATTACTTGTCACAATTTCCTAATGGAGCAAATGCATTAGATGCCAATTACTTTTTGGGAGAATGTTATTTAAAAAATAAAGACTGGAATAATGCTTTGAGAGGGTATAATGCAGTAAGTGCAAGAGGCTTGAGTAAATATTTTGAAAAAGCTACATTGGCAGCATCAAGAATCAATTATTTTGAAATTAAGGATTATGCAGCAGCGAAGAAGAGTTTTGAATTGTTACGCTCCGGGGCTTCTAATCAGGATAATCAGTTAGAAGCAGTGAGGGGATTGGTAAGATGTTACTATCAATTGAAAGATTATGTACAGGCAAATGAGGTGGCGAAAGATCTCTTGACAAGGAAAGGGATTAGTACAGATGATAGATCAATTGCATTTTTGGTATTGGGAAAATCACAGCAGATAAGTAGTGATTATGCAGGTGCGATTAACTCATTTAAATCATGTGCGGCCATTAATAAATCGGCATGGGGGGCAGAGGCTCGTTATGAAATTGCCAATACGCAGTTTATTTTAAATAACTATACAGCGTCTGAGAAAGCCGCAATGGTTGTTATAAAAGAAACAGGTAGTTATGATTTTTGGGTAACCAGATCATATATTTTATTAGGAGATATTTTTATGCAACGTAAAGATTATTTCAATGCCAAAGCTACTTATCAAAGTGTAGCTCAGAATTCAGTTATAGCAGAATTAAAAACAGAAGCACAGCAAAAATTTGATAAAGCGGTTAGTGAAGAAAATAAAGTTTCAAAAATCAGTAATTAA
- a CDS encoding TonB-dependent receptor, translating to MTKNIKYSILLFACTISALASFAQRDTTKKQSIDITSSYKPVLRNAVKINLSATQLVADTAKVKMNYTVPAQNLFYTYQPIPLRPLALQANDSLQLGVRNYLKIGIGNYSTPFLKAGLSFGDGKTSLINVYGDYISSKGKIKYQDYSKLNVKATGSYFTGQNEVYGGVGLSLHDNYLYGYDHGLHSFTKTDLLQRFQDFSLNAGVRNSNTNDLGINYNPSLSVDVFTSQNKLSENNVIVNIPFDKKFDESFSAEISATADITSYKTKNLLLDNITIKNNVFQVTPVLTYTAPMYTIHGGLTPTYSNKKFVLLPNIYGEMRLSEKKFLVQAGFVGKIIKNTYKNLSAINPYILPVTDQLNTRETELYGGIKSTVGKHFNFSAKAGLVHFNDFAFFVNDTLTDEKGFIISNDKNVNALRLHADMSYINQDKFTITGGVTFNGYTDMQNNAAAYGTVPIEITASMRWWAFDKVLLKSDLFVFGGGPYLLKDNVTKNLKGAADLSVGAEFVINKNFSAWADINNLLNNKYERWHRYETYGLNFLGGIIMKF from the coding sequence ATGACAAAAAATATTAAATACTCAATATTGCTTTTTGCCTGCACTATTTCGGCGTTGGCTTCTTTTGCACAGAGAGATACTACTAAAAAGCAATCGATCGATATTACGTCCAGCTACAAACCCGTGTTAAGAAATGCAGTTAAAATTAATTTGTCTGCCACACAATTGGTTGCTGATACAGCTAAAGTAAAAATGAATTATACGGTGCCTGCACAAAATTTATTTTATACCTATCAGCCTATCCCGTTGCGTCCTTTGGCTTTGCAGGCAAACGATAGCCTGCAGTTAGGCGTGCGGAATTATTTAAAGATCGGTATCGGTAATTATTCTACGCCCTTTTTGAAAGCCGGACTTAGTTTTGGAGATGGCAAAACCAGTTTGATAAATGTTTACGGAGATTATATTTCATCTAAAGGAAAGATCAAATACCAGGATTATTCAAAACTGAATGTAAAAGCTACGGGTAGTTATTTTACAGGACAGAATGAAGTATATGGAGGAGTTGGGTTAAGTCTGCATGATAATTATCTATACGGATACGATCATGGTCTGCACAGTTTTACTAAAACTGATCTCTTACAGCGATTTCAGGATTTTTCTTTAAACGCCGGGGTGAGGAATAGCAATACCAATGATCTGGGTATAAACTACAACCCGTCTCTTTCCGTAGATGTTTTTACCAGTCAGAATAAATTGTCTGAGAATAATGTAATAGTAAATATTCCATTTGATAAAAAATTTGACGAAAGCTTTTCTGCTGAAATTTCTGCAACAGCAGACATTACTTCTTACAAAACAAAAAATTTATTACTGGATAATATAACCATCAAGAACAATGTTTTTCAAGTAACTCCGGTATTAACTTATACCGCTCCGATGTATACGATACATGGCGGGCTTACGCCAACTTACAGCAATAAGAAATTTGTTTTGTTGCCGAATATTTATGGCGAAATGCGATTGAGTGAGAAGAAATTTTTGGTGCAGGCTGGTTTTGTGGGAAAGATCATCAAGAATACCTACAAAAATCTGAGTGCGATCAACCCATACATATTGCCGGTAACCGATCAGTTAAATACCAGGGAGACAGAACTGTATGGTGGAATTAAATCAACGGTTGGGAAGCATTTTAATTTCAGTGCAAAGGCCGGACTGGTACATTTTAATGATTTTGCTTTCTTTGTAAATGATACACTCACCGATGAAAAAGGTTTTATAATAAGTAATGATAAGAATGTAAATGCATTGCGTTTACATGCAGATATGAGCTATATCAACCAAGATAAGTTTACAATTACTGGTGGTGTAACTTTTAATGGGTATACTGATATGCAAAATAATGCAGCTGCTTATGGAACTGTTCCTATAGAAATTACCGCTTCTATGCGCTGGTGGGCTTTTGATAAAGTGTTACTGAAAAGTGATCTGTTTGTTTTCGGGGGCGGCCCTTATCTTTTAAAAGATAATGTTACCAAAAATTTGAAGGGAGCGGCTGATTTAAGTGTAGGGGCAGAGTTTGTGATCAATAAAAATTTCAGTGCATGGGCAGATATCAATAATTTGTTGAATAACAAATATGAACGTTGG